GCTCATGCAGGAGGCGTACCGGCAGCGGTTCCTCCACATACGTCAGTCCGGCCTCCCGCATGGCCTCGAGGGCAGCAGGCGCAAGCTCGGGCGTCAGCGTCTCGTTGCTGTCGGCATAAAGCTGCACCGCGTCGCCGAATTCGGAACGCAGCACCCCAATCACGGTCAGATCGCGGGCGTGGTCGCGGCCCACCTTCACCTTCAGGACCCGCACGCCCTGTCCGACCACCCGGCGGGCTTCCTCCAGCATCTCGGCGGGCGTGCTGATCCCCAGGATGTAGGAGACGCGCACCGAATGCTGCGGTCCCAGCAGCACGTCAAAGAGGCTCTGGCCGCTGGCTTTCTGGCGGGCGTCCCACAGCGCCATGTCGAGTGCGCCCCTGGCCGTCAGGTTCTGGGCCACGCTGTTGCGGGCGGCGTTGAGGGCGGCCTCGTCGTGAATGTCCAGGCCCACGAAGGCGGGTTCGAGGTGCTTCAGAATGCCCAGCACGCTCGCCACCGTCTCACCGTAGATGGTGGGGCGCGGCGGCGCTTCGGCCTCGCCCACGCTGCCGTCTTCCAGATGAACCCGCACCAGCACATGCTCGGCAGCACTCAGGCGGCTGTGTGCGCCCCAGGCCAGCGACCCGTGCAGCGGCAGGCGGTAGGGAATCCCCTCCAGCCGGACGATCGTCACAGCCTTGCCTGTCACAACCAGCCCCGAATGCGCCGGGCCACTTCTTCCGGCGGCAGGGCAGCGGTGTCGAGACCCAGCACCCGTTCGGGCGGTAGGGTCAGCAGGAAGGTGCGGGCAGCGGCAGGGTCGTAGTTCAGCTTCTCAGTCAGCACAATTTTAGTTTTGGCGAGAATGTCGGCGGGCGAGTGGCCTGCTGACTCCAGGGCGGCGAGTTCGGCGAGCTCGGCAGGCGCAAAGACCTGCGCCGCGCCGGAAAGGGCCGCCAGCTCACGGGCCAAGTCGCCGCCGCCCGCAGCACTCACCTGATCGAAGCTGTCGTTCCGGCCCAGCAGTCGGCGCACCCGCAGCACATCGGGCGCGTGCAGGTTGACAAATCTCCACCCGGCAAACTGCTCGGCGGCATACTGCACCTCATCGAGACCGCGCAGCCCGTCAAAGACCAGGCGCTCACCCGCTTCGGGCGCGGCCCACAGCCCGCCGAGCGCCTGTGCCATACCGCCAGGGTGGGCCTCGCGGTAGCGGGCGGTGAGGGCGAAACGCTCCTGACGGTCGGTCACGGACTTCCCTGCCAGCGGCCCGATCATCACGGCGTCCGTCACCTCGCGGCGGTCCGGCAAAATCCGCAGGCGTTCGGCACCCAGGGCGGCCAGGGCGGTGCTCTTGCCCACGCCCGTCACACCGACCAGCACGATCAGCGGCAGGGTGGAGAGTGGCTGAGCATTCGGCGGCCGGATATTTGATCGCTGGGCCTCTGATGGGCGGGCCTGACCCGGCTGCGATTCCTGACCGGGCCAGAGACCGGACAGAGAAAAATAAAGCGTCATGGGCCGCAGTCTAACGGTCTGGACAGACCCGGCTAAAGGTTTGCCAAAGGCTAGGCCAAGCCCATGTAAGCGCCGTGACGTTTCGCACACGCCTGACAGCGGCCTAGACTTCTCTTCAGGAGTGTCTATGGCTTCTGGCGTCATGGACCGCTTTTCAACCGATGTTCACCCGCCGCGTCAGCAGACGTTTTCGGCCCAGCTCAATCCAAGGAGACTTTATGGCGCGACTCAAAGGCAACAACTCAGGCGGCGGCGGCCTGGCATGGATCATCGGGATCATCGTGGTGCTGGTTTTGCTGTACCTGCTCTACCGCTTTTATCTGCAACCCAACGGCCTGCTCGACCTGGGGTTCTGATCCCGGATTTCTAGGCCCCGACACAGCGGTTTTTGATTGTTCACTTACATTCCAGGGAGACTTTTATGATTAAAGGGAAAGACATGATCGGGCGCACGGTGGTCGCCATCAGCAGCGGCTCGAATATCGACAAGGTCCACGACCTGGTGTTCGACCACGACGCCAATCAGGTGCTGGCCCTGCTGGTCGACGAGGGCGGCTGGTTTCGCTCAGCCAAAGTGGTGCCGTTCGAGGCGGTTCGCAGCATCGGCGAGGACGCCGTGATGATCGCCGACGAGGGCGACGTGGTGAGTGCGCGCGACGACTCGCGCATCGCCGACCTGCTCGATACCAAGGTGGGCCTCATCGGCCTGCAACTGCTGACCACCGATGGCCGCGAACTCGGCAGGATCGCCGACGTGTACTTCGAGGAAGTCAGCGGCAAGGTGGTGGGCTACGAGGCCACTGGTGGGCTGTTCTCCGATCTGTCGAGTGGGCGCACCTTCGTGCCCGCACCCGAGAGCATCAGCATCGGCGACAACGCTGCCATCGTACCGGTGTCGGTGGCGCAGGCGATGGAGGAGCAGGAAGCGGGCGGCTTTCAGGGCGCGCTCAACCGGGCGGGCGACAACATCAGCCAGAACTACGAGAACCTGGCGACGGCCACCAAGTCGCGTCAGAAGGAATACGTAATCGGCAAGGTAACGGGCAGCGACGTGACCACCCAGGACGGCGTGGTGCTGGTGCCCAGGGGCGAGACCATCACCGCCGAGCAGGCCGACACTGCCGAGGAACAGGGCCTGCTCGGTTCGCTGGTCGCGGCGGCCACCGGCGGCAGCATGCAGGCGGCCTACAGCAGCGCGGCGACGGGCGTGCAGAGCCGGGTGGACGACCTGAGCAGCGCCTCGCAGGACCGTCAGGCCGAGTACGTGGTCGGCAAGGCAGCGGGCAGCGACGTGATGACCGAGGACGGCGTGATTCTGGTGGCGAAGGGCAGCATCATCACCGCCGAGCAGGCCGCCAGTGCCCGCGAACACAGCTTGCTGGGCCAGCTCACGGCGGCTGCCACCAGCGGCAGCGTGCAGACCCTCTACGCCAGCGCCTCGTCGAGCGTGCAGAGCCGGGTCGAGGACCTCAGCAGCGCCAGCCGCGAGCGTCAGGTCGAGTACGTGCTGGGCAAGGTGGCGGGCAGCGACGTACACGGCGACGACGACACCGTGATCGTTCTCAAGGGTCAAATGATCACCCCGCTGGCGGTGCAGAGCGCCGAGGAGAAGCACGCCCTGGGCCGTCTGGTGGCCTCGGCAGCGTCGGGCAACGTGCAGAGCGGCGTCGAGCGCCTGAGTGGCGGCCCGTCCGTCAGCACGGCCACCGACATGCCAGCCGCCACACCTGCCGTCAGCGCCCTGGGCCGCCGGGTTCGCAGCGACGTGTACGGCCCCAACCGCACCCTGATCGCCGCCCAGGGCCAGATCGTGACCCAGGGCGTGCTGGAGCGTGCCCGCATTCTGGACCGTGAAGCTGATCTGCTGGCCGCCACCGGGGCCGGGCAGCCGGTGACCGAGGGCAGCGGCCCGTCCACCAGCGATCAGCTCTCGGCGGGGCTGAGCAACGTCAGCGCCGGGGCCAGCAATTTGTTCGACCGGGCCAAGCAGTGGCTCGGCGAGAAGCGCGACGACGCCGGGGAAGCCGTCGATCAGCGTCAGCAGGAAGCGCAGAAGCAAAAAGAGCGTGACGCGGTTGGCCGCCCAGTCAACCGGGTCATCCTCGACCCCGCCGACAACATCATTCTCAACATCGGCGAGATCATCACCCATAAGGCGGTGGCTGCTGCCCGAGAGGCCGACGTGCTGGACATGCTGCTCGACTCGGTGAGCAAGGAAACCGTCAGCATCAACCCGCTCGACGTGCGTCCCCACGAGACCGGCACCGCCGCGCTGGAAGCCGTGAACGAGGCCGATCTGCACAAGCCCGACACCAAGTCGCAGCCTTAAGCACACAGCCGCAACTGAGCGTCAACCATCAGCGCCGCACTCCAAAAAAGGAGGCGGCGCTTTTTGAGCTGGAGTCTGCCCCACGTCACCGTCCCACCCGCTGCCCGCGCTAAACTGCCGGACGTGCCCCAACGCGCTCCCGCCCATCTCACCCGACTGGAGATCCGCAACCTCGCCACCGTCAAAGCGCTGGAACTCGAACTGCGCAGCGGCTTCTCGGCGTTTACCGGCGAGACGGGCGCGGGCAAGAGCATCATCGTGGACGCGCTGGGGCTGCTGCTGGGCGCACGGGCCAACACTGACCTGATTCGCAGCGGCGAGAACGACCTGCTGGTCACCGGCTTCTGGGGCGAGGACGCCCTGTCACGCAAGCTGACCCACCAGGGCCGCAGCAATGCACGCGTGGACGGCGAGGTGGTGTCGCTGCGCGAGCTGGCCGACGTGTCGCAGTCGCGCCTCACCATCCACTGGCAGCACAGCGCCCAGAGCCTGCTGAGCGCCGCCAACCAGCGTGCCCTGCTCGACCAGCTCATCGCCGGTGACCTCACGACCTACCAGGCCGCCTACCGCGCCTGGCAGGACGCCGCCGGGCGGCTGGAGCGCCTGCGGACTTCCGGGCGAGACCGGGCACGCCAGCTCGACCTGCTGCGCTTTCAGGTGAACGAACTGGCCGGAGCCGCCCTGCGAGACGGCGAGGAGGAGCCGCTGCAAGCCGAACTGGTGCGGCTCTCAAATGTCGAGGCCACCGCTTCCGGCGCGGCGGGGGCGCTG
This portion of the Deinococcus rubellus genome encodes:
- a CDS encoding enolase C-terminal domain-like protein codes for the protein MTIVRLEGIPYRLPLHGSLAWGAHSRLSAAEHVLVRVHLEDGSVGEAEAPPRPTIYGETVASVLGILKHLEPAFVGLDIHDEAALNAARNSVAQNLTARGALDMALWDARQKASGQSLFDVLLGPQHSVRVSYILGISTPAEMLEEARRVVGQGVRVLKVKVGRDHARDLTVIGVLRSEFGDAVQLYADSNETLTPELAPAALEAMREAGLTYVEEPLPVRLLHERRALRASGKLPIVADDSCFTPADLERELAFDTFDILNIKTARNGFTDGLAMLARARQAGKGVMIGSQASSGLGTLHAALLSTQGGVTEPCELSFVLKVQGDLLNLPIEFRDGWLDVAALRNHKVDEEKLRAARI
- a CDS encoding AAA family ATPase, which produces MTLYFSLSGLWPGQESQPGQARPSEAQRSNIRPPNAQPLSTLPLIVLVGVTGVGKSTALAALGAERLRILPDRREVTDAVMIGPLAGKSVTDRQERFALTARYREAHPGGMAQALGGLWAAPEAGERLVFDGLRGLDEVQYAAEQFAGWRFVNLHAPDVLRVRRLLGRNDSFDQVSAAGGGDLARELAALSGAAQVFAPAELAELAALESAGHSPADILAKTKIVLTEKLNYDPAAARTFLLTLPPERVLGLDTAALPPEEVARRIRGWL
- a CDS encoding PRC-barrel domain-containing protein, producing MIKGKDMIGRTVVAISSGSNIDKVHDLVFDHDANQVLALLVDEGGWFRSAKVVPFEAVRSIGEDAVMIADEGDVVSARDDSRIADLLDTKVGLIGLQLLTTDGRELGRIADVYFEEVSGKVVGYEATGGLFSDLSSGRTFVPAPESISIGDNAAIVPVSVAQAMEEQEAGGFQGALNRAGDNISQNYENLATATKSRQKEYVIGKVTGSDVTTQDGVVLVPRGETITAEQADTAEEQGLLGSLVAAATGGSMQAAYSSAATGVQSRVDDLSSASQDRQAEYVVGKAAGSDVMTEDGVILVAKGSIITAEQAASAREHSLLGQLTAAATSGSVQTLYASASSSVQSRVEDLSSASRERQVEYVLGKVAGSDVHGDDDTVIVLKGQMITPLAVQSAEEKHALGRLVASAASGNVQSGVERLSGGPSVSTATDMPAATPAVSALGRRVRSDVYGPNRTLIAAQGQIVTQGVLERARILDREADLLAATGAGQPVTEGSGPSTSDQLSAGLSNVSAGASNLFDRAKQWLGEKRDDAGEAVDQRQQEAQKQKERDAVGRPVNRVILDPADNIILNIGEIITHKAVAAAREADVLDMLLDSVSKETVSINPLDVRPHETGTAALEAVNEADLHKPDTKSQP